A single region of the Malaclemys terrapin pileata isolate rMalTer1 chromosome 2, rMalTer1.hap1, whole genome shotgun sequence genome encodes:
- the LRRC61 gene encoding leucine-rich repeat-containing protein 61 isoform X2 has protein sequence MEPWAEKGDEGENVRVTAQLLKAKTGEFALESILLLKLRGLGISELGCLGECASLEWLDLSGNAISHLGPLAALKSLAVLNLSANRVCSLEPLGACESLQSLNVAGNLLGNLQQLQCLAGLRRLESLRLHDARARLSNPVCASGAYRSALGDLLPGLKAIDGERVSGRGSELYQLCRDLDSSLERGGSGGAGSPDPPGAALPWVEEGYWERRPARRSSIMEEAYKQFNDVLRECRELSERADDTISQAERALSVRSDPSSYVF, from the coding sequence ATGGAGCCCTGGGCGGAGAAGGGGGACGAGGGCGAGAACGTCAGGGTCACCGCCCAGCTGCTGAAGGCCAAGACGGGCGAGTTCGCCCTGGAGTCCATCCTGCTGCTGAAGCTGCGGGGCCTGGGCATCTCGGAGCTGGGCTGCCTGGGCGAGTGCGCCAGCCTGGAGTGGCTGGACCTCTCCGGCAACGCCATCTCCCACCTGGGCCCCCTGGCTGCCCTCAAGTCCCTGGCTGTCCTCAACCTCTCGGCCAACCGCGTCTGCAGCCTGGAGCCGCTCGGCGCCTGCGAGAGCCTGCAGAGCCTCAACGTGGCCGGCAACCTGCTGGGCAacttgcagcagctgcagtgcctGGCGGGGCTGCGCCGGCTGGAGAGCCTGCGTCTGCACGACGCCCGGGCCCGCCTCAGCAACCCCGTCTGCGCCTCCGGGGCCTACCGCAGCGCCCTGGGGGACCTGCTCCCCGGCCTCAAGGCCATCGACGGCGAGCGGGTCTCCGGGCGCGGCAGCGAGCTCTACCAGCTCTGCAGGGACCTGGACAGCTCCCTGGAGCGGGGCGGCAGCGGCGGGGCGGGCAGCCCGGACCCGCCGGGCGCGGCCCTGCCCTGGGTGGAGGAGGGCTACTGGGAGCGGAGGCCGGCTCGGCGCAGCTCCATCATGGAGGAGGCCTACAAGCAGTTCAACGACGTGCTGCGGGAGTGCCGGGAGCTGAGCGAGAGGGCGGACGACACCATCTCCCAGGCGGAGCGGGCCCTGAGCGTCCGCAGCGACCCCAGCTCCTACGTGTTCTGA